A stretch of the Arachis stenosperma cultivar V10309 chromosome 6, arast.V10309.gnm1.PFL2, whole genome shotgun sequence genome encodes the following:
- the LOC130934039 gene encoding acetyl-coenzyme A carboxylase carboxyl transferase subunit beta, chloroplastic-like produces the protein MVWMVGCMMGMGHRKGLGVEGLYDTKSSWKNGIHNCIESYLRSQICIVSHILGESDKYNDSYFYTSICGMGGNSSESEGSSIKTTITNENLTKREDSKDLDETQKYKHLWIEYENCYGLNYRKFFKSKMNICEHCGYHLKMSSSDRIELSIDPGTWNPMDEDMVSMDPIEFHSEEESESYKNRMDSYQRKTGLTEAVQTGTGQLNGIPVAIGIMDFQFILSSRSNF, from the exons ATGGTATGGATGGTTGGTTGTATGATGGGTATGGGTCATAGGAAGGGGCTTGGTGTGGaagggctt TATGATACTAAATCGAGTTGGAAAAATGGCATTcataattgcattgaaagttaTCTTCGTTCTCAAATCTGTATTGTTAGTCACATTTTAGGTGAAAGTGATAAATACAATGACAGTTACTTTTATACTTCTATTTGTGGTATGGGCGGAAATAGTAGTGAAAGCGAGGGTTCTTCCATAAAAACAACTATCACGAATGAGAATTTAACTAAAAGAGAGGATTCTAAAGATCTCGATGAAACTCAAAAATACAAGCATTTATGGATTGAATACGAAAATTGTTATGGATTAAATTATAggaaattttttaaatcaaaaatGAATATTTGTGAACACTGTGGATATCATTTGAAAATGAGCAGTTCAGATAGAATCGAACTTTCGATTGATCCAGGTACTTGGAATCCTATGGATGAAGACATGGTCTCTATGGATCCCATTGAATTTCATTCGGAAGAGGAATCCGAATCCTATAAGAATCGTATGGACTCTTATCAAAGAAAGACAGGATTAACTGAGGCTGTTCAAACAGGCACAGGTCAACTAAACGGGATTCCTGTAGCAATTGGGATCATGGATTTTCAGTTTATACTGAGTAGCAGGAGcaacttttaa